GGTCACCACGATCTGCGAACGTCCGCTCGATTCCTTTTCTTCGATCACGGCCTTCGCGCGCATCACAATGCGGCCGCGACCCGTGTCCTGGTAATCGGCAATGCCGGCGCGACCGTAGATGAAGCCCCCGGTCGGGAAGTCGGGACCCTTGATGAAACCGCGCAGTTGCGCCGGCTCGAGGTCGGGGTTGTCGATGAGTGCGATCACAGCGCTGATCACTTCGCCGAGATTGTGTGGCGGGATGTTCGTGGCCATGCCCACCGCGATGCCCGTCGAACCGTTCACCAGTAGGTTCGGAAAGCCTGACGGCAGTACGCGCGGCTCCTCCAACCGGTCATCGAAGTTCGGCGCGAAGTCCACCGTGCCCTTGTCGATGTCGGTGAGCATGTCCATCGCCATGCGCATCAGGCGGGCTTCGGTGTAGCGATACGCGGCCGCGTTGTCGCCCTCCATCGAACCGAAATTCCCCTGACCGTCCACCAGCGGATACCGCAGCGAGAACGTCTGCACCATACGCACGAGTGCGTCGTACACGCTGCTGTCACCGTGCGGGTGATACTTGCCGAGCACATCACCAACCACCGTCGCCGACTTCTTGAACGGACGCCCCGGCAACAGTCCGAGCTCGTTCATCGCGTACAACACGCGGCGATGCACAGGCTTGAGGCCATCGCGCACGTCGGGCAGTGCACGCGATACGATGACGCTCATGGAATAGTTGATGAACGATTCCTTGACTTCCTCGTCGATGAGGCGCGGCAGGATGCGTTCGCGGGCGTTCGGTGCAGTCATGTGACGTCGGGCAGGAGAGACGTGGTCCGAAACTGTGATCGACAGCCTTTAAATGTACACGACCCGAGGCGTAAAAACAACGCGTCGGGCCCGGTGTAAACTACTGCATTTCAACGACTTAGAAACACGCTCCGGAGTCAGGCGCCCCAGCTGCGTACGATCGACAGCAGCCGCCACTCACCGCCGACCCGGCGCAGGAGATACGTCGCGCCACCGTTGCTCCCCGAGCCCACGGCGATGCCGCCCTTCTCGCGCGGGCGGTTCACCCCGACGACCGCGTAGTCCCGCCAGATCACGATCGGCGCCACGACGATATACGACAGATCGGCGCTCGGATTCTTGGCACCCACCGCCGCGAAGAACTCGTCGCGGGCCCGCTGCTGTCCCTGCGGCCCGAAGTACGCCTTCACCCGCGGTCTCGGCGCCTTCGGGAAGTCCATGTCGGCGAAACCGGGCACCACAAAGGTCACGGTGTCACTCATGACCGGCGACGGCAGGCAGCCGGCCTTGGTTGGATCGGGCACATCGCCCGTGAGACCGGTGGCCACGGCGCGATGAACGCCGACCCCGTCCTCATCCCAGCGCGGCCGGTCGATGCCGGCTTCCCAGCCGACGACCACGCGGAGCAACGCCCGCGCCTCCGGGGCCGCCAACGCGTTTCCGGCCCCCTGCAACACGATCGTCTGCTCCATGCGCTCGACGATCGCCTGCAACGCCTTTTGCAGCTCCGGGGTCGTGTCCTTCGAAAACACCCGCAGCGCGCCCGGATTGCAGCGGTCACCGAGATCGGCCCACGAGGCGCGCGAGAGATACTCGCGGCGCAAGGTGATCAAGTTTTGCGCGTAGCCGCGCGTCTCCGCCGCGAGAAACGCCGCGGTCGCCGCCGTGCTGTCTGTCTGTGCGCCACTCGAAGCAAACGGTGCCACCAACAACCCCACCACGACCCACGCCTTCACTCGCATCAAGGCTTGCTCTCTTCGAACTGTCGCGCACTCACCGTGACGGGCGTCTTCGCCACCGCGACCGGCGGCTGCGGCATCGGCATCTCGGCGGTCTCGTCTTCCGATGTCTCTTCGGCCAGTTCTTCCGCTGCGTCGGCTGCCGCTTCGGCGTCGATCGCGCGACGCTCGGCCTGATAGCGCTGATACCACTCGCGCGTGACTTCGGCCGCGAGCTCACGATTGCCCAGACCGAACGACAGCGACAACGCCAGCGCCACCGCACCGAACAAGATCGCAAACGCCGTCGTGACGATGTCCGTCGCGATGCCCAGCTCCTGGAGCGCCATGAACACCGCGAGCACGATCACACCGGCACGGCCCGTACGCGCCAGCCACGGCCCGCCATGCAGTCCGCCTGCCGACGCCATGATGAGGCCACCGACGAATCCGCCGAGCACGATGCCGAGAATGATGATCACGATCGCCGCGATCACACTCGGGATGTAGCTCACGAGTTCGGAGAACACATTGGCCAGCGATTCGAGACCAATCGCATTCGCAGCCACGAGCAGCACCGCGAACATCACGCACCAGAACAGCAGATTGGCGATGACTTTCGCGGGATTGAGATGCGACCCCGAACGCTCGACGGCTTGCATTACACCGCCGCGCTCGAGCAGCTGATTGAAATGCATGCGGCGCAGCAATCGCGCGGTGCCCTTCTCGATCACCTTCGCCACCAGATAGCCGGCGAAGAGTATGACGAGCGCGCCGAACAGCGCGGGCACAAATTCCCCGAGCAGCGCGAAGCTTTGCTCGAGACGTTCCGTGAACGTGGACGTGAGAGCGGCCTGACCCGAGTCTGTCTGCGTCGCGGCGGCCGCGAACTGCAGAGAGTCGGGAAATTGTTGCTGTAACAAAGTCAAATTGAGAGGGGGTGCCTGCGGACCTACTGGAAAGTAGCGAAACACCCAGCACTACGGAGGGGAGCCCTGGTTCGGTGTCCCACGTGGGAGCCCCAACGGGGCGTCCCGATTAGAGTCGCGTTCCCCGCTTCACATCAAAGATGACGCTGCGGCGGCACTGTGGGCAGAGGAGCCACTCCCGCTGCCGGTGGTACCCCAGCCCGAACGACCCGCCGCCGATGGCGCGCTGCGTCATGAGCACCGCGCACCGGGGGCAGAGGGGAATCTCTCCGCTCTGCACCGTCTCGCGCATCGCCTTTTCCTCGGCCGACGTGAAGCGCGCCGTTTCCGTCACAGCCGTACGACGACTTTGCCGAACTGCGCGCCAGAGGAGAGCCGTTCGAAGGCCTTGGCCGATTCCTCGATCGACCAGACGGAGTCCACGGGCGGCATCAAGTCGCCCTCGCGAAAGAGCGCCGTCATCGCATCGAACTCGGCATCATTCCCCATCGTCGACCCCATGAGCGTCCACTGATTCCAGAACATCCGACGCACGTCGAGCTGCACGAACGGTCCGCTGGTACCGCCACAGGTGACCAGACGCCCCCGCTTGCCGAGCGCGACCAGCGACTGCGAGAAGGTGGCTTCACCCACCGAGTCGATCACCACGTCCACGCCGCGCTTGGACGTCCGGGCGCGAACTTCTCGCCCGAGGTCGGGGTGCGTGTGGTCGAGGAGATGATCGGCGCCGAGCGCCTGCGCTCTCGCCAACTTGTCAGGACTGCTCGAGGTCACCCACGCCGTCGCGCCGATCCGCTTCACGATCTGGAGTGCCGCCAGCGCCACCCCGCCGCCGATGCCCCAGATGAGCACGTGATCGCTGGGCTGCACCCGGGCGCGGGTCACGATCATTCGCCAGGCCGTGAGCGTGGCCAGTGGAAACGCCGCCGCCGTCTCGAACGGAATCGTGCCGGGAATGACGCGGACATTGTCGGCCGGCACGACCACGTAATCGGCAATCGTTCCATGACGATGCTCGCCCATGATGCCGTACGTGAGACATAAAGGCTGGTCGCCGTCGCGGCAGTACTCACAACGGCAGCTCCGGTCCACCAGCCCAGGATTCAGGATCACGTGATCTCCGGGGGCGATGCCCTGCACGGCATCGCCGACGGCATCGATCACCCCCGCCCCGTCGGAGCCCAGCACCCATCCCGGCTGGATTTTGACCCCGGGAATCCCGCCCAGTACCCAGAGATCGAGCCGATTGATGGCCGCTGCCTTGATCCTTACGCGGACACTGTTCGGGCCGTCAAGCGTCGGCACGGGCATGTCGTCGCGGACGCGAAGCTGGTCGAGGCCGCCATGGGCATCGATCGTCAGGGCACGCATGGTCATGACGGGTCTGGTCGAGAGTGGGAGAATTCGAGGAATCTCCTCTGCAGCGGTCGGAAACGGGAGTGCCGTAGCAACCCCTGTCAGGGCGGTCCGAGGCCTATATTGGAAGAATTACGCTCCCCGGACTGTTCACCACGACCGTCACGCCACATGTCGTCCATCAAGGTTCCACCGCTCGGCGAATCCATCGTCGAGGCGACCATCTCCCGTTGGCTCAAGAACGAAGGCGACCGCGTTGCCGTCGGCGACACGCTCGTTGAACTCGAAACCGACAAGATCACCGTCGAGGTGCCGGCGCTGGAGGCCGGCGTGCTCACGAAGCGGCATAAGGGCGAAGGCGATGTCGTGAACGTCGGCGACGAACTCGGTGAGCTCACGGCGGGCGCTGGCGCGGCTGCGGCTGCACCTGGCCCCCGCGGCCACCCCCGCCGCCCCCGCCCTCTCTCAAGCGACGCCGGTAGCTCCTGCCGCCGCCGTGTCAGGCGCCGACGTGAAGGTGTCGCCGGCTGCCGCGCGTCTCGCGACTGAAGCCGGAATCAACCCGGCCGACGTGGCGGGTACTGGTCGCGGCGGTGTCGTCTCGAAGCCTGACGTCGTTGCCGCCATCGCGGCGCCGGCCAAGGCAGCGGTCG
This region of Gemmatimonas groenlandica genomic DNA includes:
- a CDS encoding zinc-binding dehydrogenase; this translates as MTMRALTIDAHGGLDQLRVRDDMPVPTLDGPNSVRVRIKAAAINRLDLWVLGGIPGVKIQPGWVLGSDGAGVIDAVGDAVQGIAPGDHVILNPGLVDRSCRCEYCRDGDQPLCLTYGIMGEHRHGTIADYVVVPADNVRVIPGTIPFETAAAFPLATLTAWRMIVTRARVQPSDHVLIWGIGGGVALAALQIVKRIGATAWVTSSSPDKLARAQALGADHLLDHTHPDLGREVRARTSKRGVDVVIDSVGEATFSQSLVALGKRGRLVTCGGTSGPFVQLDVRRMFWNQWTLMGSTMGNDAEFDAMTALFREGDLMPPVDSVWSIEESAKAFERLSSGAQFGKVVVRL
- a CDS encoding mechanosensitive ion channel family protein, which codes for MLQQQFPDSLQFAAAATQTDSGQAALTSTFTERLEQSFALLGEFVPALFGALVILFAGYLVAKVIEKGTARLLRRMHFNQLLERGGVMQAVERSGSHLNPAKVIANLLFWCVMFAVLLVAANAIGLESLANVFSELVSYIPSVIAAIVIIILGIVLGGFVGGLIMASAGGLHGGPWLARTGRAGVIVLAVFMALQELGIATDIVTTAFAILFGAVALALSLSFGLGNRELAAEVTREWYQRYQAERRAIDAEAAADAAEELAEETSEDETAEMPMPQPPVAVAKTPVTVSARQFEESKP